The Dendropsophus ebraccatus isolate aDenEbr1 chromosome 11, aDenEbr1.pat, whole genome shotgun sequence genomic interval gaatataactactataatactgctccctatatacaggaatataactactataatactgctccctatatacaggaatatactactataatactgctccctatatacagggatataactactataatactgccccctatatacaagaatataactactataatactgctcctatatacaggaatataactactataatactgctcctatatacaggaatataactactataatggcaaAAGCAAGGAGAAGCAGTAATCCGATGCACTCACCGATTAGATGATATCTTCAGTAGTTTATTGGTGTCATGTCATACCAAGGAGGGGGAAGGGTGGaataggtgcgggagcgtctctgcagtaacaaaagtttcacgccgcagcgctttgtcaagttcaggtactctgaacttgacaaagcgctgcggcgtgaaactattgttactgcagagacgctcccgcacctattCCACCCTTCCCCCTCCTTGGTATGACATGACACCAATAAACTACTGAAGATATCATCTAATCGGTGAGTGCATCGGATTACTGCTTCTCCTTGCTTTTGCCAATATTGTCAGGGAACAGGggccaaaaacaccacaccagaacccggccagcgccgccggcggagaaggtcgcccccaaacagcacaagtctggatgaggtattgcgctcaccatagctgctgcagacagaataggaaaagacaggagggattaaaaccatgtgcactcaggtgtctcctgctaattgcggtcatgtgggtctcaccaggaggagtgcaaaacacggagaaaagagagaaacaaaatgcggttcaggtgcaggtgcagcgctctgtttcttccctgaaccgcattttgtttctctcttttctccgtgttttgcactcctcctggtgagacccacatgaccgcaattagcaggagacacctgagtgcacatggttttaatccctcctgtcttttcccattctgtttgctgcagctatggtgagtacaatacctcatccagacttgtgctgttgggggcgaccttctccgccggcggtgctggccgggttttggtgtggtgtttttgagtctggtcctgtggcatgggggttgcagggccgtcccatggcccccgttccctgactgtgcacgcctgcagggttggtggccactgactggcacggtgtggacttagtgtagggacccatgtgtatcagataccggcacgaggtacatggggcagtatggcttgatcaattcatacacaaaattctgatgtgtttttatttagcctagcggcactagtatcagccataggtgtgaggtgcagcgctctgtttcttccctgaaccacataactactataatactgctcctatatacaagaacataactactataatactgcttctatatacagaaatataactactataatactgcctctatatacaagaatataactactataatactgtcccctatatacaggaatataactactataatactgctcctatatacaggaatataactactataatactgctcctctatacaggaatataactactataatactgctcctatatacaggaatataactactataatactgctcctctatacaggaatataactactataatactgctcctatatacaggaacataactactataatactgcctcctatatactgaaatataactactataatactgctcctatatacaagaatataactactataatactgtcccctatatacaagaatataactactataatactgctcctatatacagggatataactactataatactgcccctatatgcaagaatataactactataatactgcccctatatacagggatataactactataatactgctcctatatacaggaatataactactataatactgctcctatatacaggaatataactactataatactgtcccctatatacaagaatataattactataatgtaCAAGCGAATAGAGAGTCAAAGAGACGTGCACTCACCGATGTAGTGTGCCGCTGGGGTACTTTACTGGAGGTTACTTCCAcacatgcagggaggggggagtggaggcaggtgtattctcagtagtagacaacaattgtttcacgtgttcccacgcttcttccggtctacggaatgACGCCATGTCACTTAGGAGGTGCTTAAATACATATAAGTGTAAGTGatacaaacagattaaaataaaagttacacaaaagGTGCAAACTCATTGCGCTCGTTCAACCCTAAGGGACCGAGTGCATTTAACTTTGAGATCCATAGAGTCTCTTTGCGTAGTAGGTTGAGATGGCGATCCCCGCCTCCCGAGATCTGATTAACCCTTTCCAACCCGCAAAACTTGAGACACCTAGTGTTCCCTTGATGGACCTGGCGTACATGGTCAATCAGTCTAGGTACGCCTTTCCCTGATCGCACTGATCGCACAGAGTAGCAATGTTCCTTATATCGGATAGCTAGGGCTCGCTTCGTCTTTCCTACATAAAACCGTCCGCAGTCACAGATAATAGCATAAACCACAAAAGTGGTTTTACAAGTGATTAGGCTATTAATGCGACATTCCACGCCATTCAAATTGATGAAGGCTACAGTCAGCAATTGCGGACAGTAGGAACAGTTCCCACATCTCTTGTTCCCATCAGGTACAGAGGCACTGAGCcaggtctccttcctcttcttcaaaGATGGTGGCTTAATGGCATCTGCGATAGTTCTGTTTTTACGGTGGGCTATAATGGGCTTAACGGCGGTGCTTTCTTGTAAATCTGCATCTTGTCCCAACACGCCCCAGTGCTTATAAATAATCCGACGTAGGGCATCGTTCATAGGAGAGTTGGTAAAAATAAAGGAGAAGCGATCAGATTTCTTGTCCTGCTTATTCCTATTCCCCCTCAATAAATCGCATCTATTAGTGTTGCGGGCTCTCTGAAGGGCTACATCTACCAATCTCTCTGGATAGGCTCTTTCTAGTAATCTAACTTTCAGTTCTTTAGCCTGTCGCTCAAAACCATTCTCGTCGCTATTTACCTTTCTGACCCTCAGCATTTGGCTGTAGGGTATAGCGTCCCTGGTATGGGCAGGGTGTGAACTGTAATAGTGCAAGAGGGAGTTACACGAATTGGGCTTCCTATAGATGGAGGTAGAGATCACCTCATTGTGTATCTCCACCAAGACATCCAGGAATTCCAAACGTGCCCCTCCAAACACGCTGGTGAAGGCCATATTGACTTGGTTTGTAGTGTTAAGGTAATGCACAAAGTTGGAAAAATCATTTTCCGAGCCCTCCCAGATGATAAAAATATCATCTACGTATTTAAGGTACGTTCTGATGAACTTGATGAAGGGGTTGGCCGGGGAGAACACCAGGTCACTCTCAAAAAacgccaaaaataaatttgcgtaAGTGCAAGACACTGCTGTCCCCATGGCCGTCCCGACCTTCTGTGTGTACCACTGGTCCTCGTATGTAAAACAATTATTGGTGAGAATGAATGTGAGGGCTTCAGTGATGAAGCTGATGTATTCAGGAGGCTGCCCGGCCTGCCGGAGGAAGCAAccgacagcctccacacccgcatcgtgtgggatgcgggtgtagaggctcccGACGTCCACCGACACGAGGGAACAGCCCGGGGTGAGACAGATGTCCTGGAGGGCAAGCAGAAAATCACCCGTATCTTTAAGGTACGAGGGAACCGCTGTGAGCAAAGGTCTTAGAGCCCAATCCAGAAACTGGGATAGGCTCTCAGTAACGGATGCTACCGCTGAAACAATGGGCCTGCCAGGAGGGGGGTACTTATTCTTGTGCACCTTGGGTAAACAGTACCACTTGGGGACCCTAGGGTGGTCGGGGAGCAATTTTTCTGCGGTTTTGCTATCAATAGCTCCAGTCGACACATGCACCCGAAGCAAAGACCTTAGTTTATCTCTGATTTTATTAGTTGGATCACCCTTAAGTGTACTGTAAACTGTCACATCAGACAATTGTCTTCTCGCCTCCTCTTGGTACATCGTGGTGGTCATGATCACGGTAGCTCCCCCTTTATCCGCCTTACATATTGTCAGGTCAGGTCTTCTCTTCAGCCATGTAATAGCCCTTTGCTCCTTACAGGTGAGGTTGTTTCTGGCTTCAGGATATACCAATGCCCTCACGTCTTTCATAACAGCTTGTGTGAATTTATCAATGGCCCCCCCTGGCGCCACCGGCGGGCAAAAGGTGGATTTTTTCCCTTTGGTGAACTGTGTGTCCATTGCGCAGGTGGTCTCCGGACGGTCGTCCATATTAGCCAACATACTGGTGCCCTGTAAATCCTGCGCATCCAAGTGTCCTGCGACATTAAAGCCAAGGGGACCTATGGTACATTTGCGGGGGCCCGATTGAGGTTCAGATTCCTGTACTTTGTttgcaaaaaacttttttaaattgaTGGGGCCATTGATAAATTCACACAAGCTGTTATGAAAGACGTGAGGGCATTGGTATATCCTGAAGCCAGAAACAACCTCACCAGTAAGGAGCAAAGGGCTATTACATGGCTGAAGAGAAGACCTGACCTGACAATATGTAAGGCGGATAAAGGGGGAGCTACCGTGATCATGACCACCACGATGTACCAAGAGGAGGCGAGAAGACAATTGTCTGATGTGACAGTTTACAGTACACTTAAGGGTGATCCAACTAATAAAATTAGAGATAAACTAAGGTCTTTGCTTCGGGTGCATGTGTCGACTGGAGCTATTGATAGCAAAACCGCAGAAAAATTGCTCCCCGACCACCCTAGGGTCCCCAAGTGGTACTGTTTACCCAAGGTACACAAGAAATTACACCCCCCTCCTGGCAGGCCCATTGTTTCAGCGGTAGCATCCGTTACTGAGAGCCTATCCCAGTTTCTGGATTGGGCTCTAAGACCTTTGCTCACAGCGGTTCCCTCGTACCTTAAAGATACGGGTGATTTTCTGCTTGCCCTCCAGGACATCTGTCTCACCCCGGGCTGTTCCCTCGTGTCGGTGGACGTCgggagcctctacacccgcatcccacacgatgcgggtgtggaggctgtcggTTGCTTCCTCCGGCAGGCCGGGCAGCCTCCTGAATACATCAGCTTCATCACTGAGGCCCTCACATTCATTCTCACCAATAATTGTTTTACATACGAGGACCAGTGGTACACACAGAAGGTCGGGACGGCCATGGGGACACCAGTGTCTTGCACTtacgcaaatttatttttggcgtTTGAGAGTGACCTGGTGTTCTCCCCGGCCAACAACTTCATCAAGTTCATCAGAACGTACCTTAGGTACGTAGATGATATTGTTATCATCTGGGAGGGCTCGGAAAATGATTTTTCCAACTTTGTGCATTACCTTAACACTACAAACCAAGTCAATATGGCCTTCACCAGCGTGTTTGGAGGGGCACGTTTGGAATTCCTGGATGTCTTGGTGGAGATACACAATGAGGTGATCTCTACCTCCATCTATAGGAAGCCCAATTCGTGTAACTCCCTCTTGCACTATTACAGTTCACACCCTGCCCATACCAGGGACGCTATACCCTACAGCCAAATGCTGAGGGTCAGAAAGGTAAATAGCGACGAGAATGGTTTTGAGCGACAGGCTAAAGAACTGAAAGTTAGATTACTAGAAAGAGCCTATCCAGAGAGATTGGTAGATGTAGCCCTTCAGAGAGCCCGCAACACTAATAGATGCGATTTATTGAGGGGGAATAGGAATAAGCAGGACAAGAAATCTGATCGCTTCTCCTTTATTTTTACCAACTCTCCTATGAACGATGCCCTACGTCGGATTATTTATAAGCACTGGGGCGTGTTGGGACAAGATGCAGATTTACAAGAAAGCACCGCCGTTAAGCCCATTATAGCCCACCGTAAAAACAGAACTATCGCAGATGCCATTAAGCCACCATCtttgaagaagaggaaggagacctgGCTCAGTGCCTCTGTACCTGATGGGAACAAGAGATGTGGGAACTGTTCCTACTGTCCGCAATTGCTGACTGTAGCCTTCATCAATTTGAATGGCGTGGAATGTTGGATTAATAGCCTAATCTCTTGTAAAACCACTTTTGTGGTTTATGCTATTATCTGTGACTGCGGACGGTTTTATGTAGGAAAGACGAAGCGAGCCCTAGCTATCCGATATAAGGAACATTGCTACTCTGTGCGATCAGTGCGATCAGGGAAAGGCGTACCTAGACTGATTGACCATGTACGCCAGGTCCATCAAGGGAACACTAGGTGTCTCAAGTTTTGCGGGTTGGAAAGGGTTAATCAGATCTCGGGAGGCGGGGATCACCATCTCAACCTACTACGCAAAGAGACTCTATGGATCTCAAAGTTAAATGCACTCGGTCCCTTAGGGTTGAACGAGCGCAATGAGTTTGCACcttttgtgtaacttttattttaatctaacttttattttaatctgtttgtatCACTTACACTTATATGTATTTAAGCACCTCCTAAGTGACATGGCGTcattccgtagaccggaagaagcgtgggaacacgtgaaacaattgttgtctactactgagaatacacctgcctccactcccccctccctgcatgtgTGGAAGTAACCTCCAGTAAAGTACCCCAGCGGCACACTACATCGGTGAGTGCACGTCTCTTTGACTCTCTATTCGCTTGTACATTACCCATCTTTGTAGACGGTAGCACCCTGAGCCCAGTGGCCACATCGGGGACTCCTCGTTGGTCTCTCTCCAGTGAATCCGGTTACCGGAGATTGCGAGGGCGGTGCGATCCACTTCTCCCCCTCTGtgattaactactataatactgctccctatatacaggaatataactactataatactgctcctatatacaggaatataactactataatactgccccctatatacaggaatataactactataatactgagccttatatacaggaatataactactataatacagctcctatatacagggatataactactataatactgcccctatatacaggaatataactactataatactgctcctatatacagggatataactactataatactgccccccacatacaagaatataactactataatactgtctcctatatacaagaatatacctactataatactgctcctatatacaggaatataattactataatactgctcctatatacaggaatatacctactataatactgcccctatatacagggatatatctactataatactgctcctatatacaggaatataactactataatactgctcctatatacaggaatataactactataatactgctcctatatacagggatataactactataatacagctcctatatacagggatataactactataatactgctcctatatacaggaatataactactataatactgctcctatatacaggaatataactactataatactgctcctatatacaggaatataactactataacacagACTTCTATGTATAAAATTGTAGAGCCTTTGCTGATTTATGAGTCACATGTTTGGCGGTGGGTGGAGCAGCAGATCCTTTGCAGGGGTTTGGTATGGAGACCCTGTACCTGTAATGGAGGTCGTCATCCTCGCCCCCCCAGCCCCAGTAGTTGTTGGAATAGCCGTTTACTCTTGCAAACTGTTTCCTGGTCATAGCCGTGACCCCTCCGAAGTAGCCTTTATACCACAGCCTGGGGGAAGAACGGACATGTTTCTTGTTAAAGACGAATATTAAGTTTGTTAATGAAGCTGTATAGGTGCAGTGTTCTTACATGATCTGTAACAATCGGCACTCTACTAGTACTGTCTGCCTGAGGCAAGCTCTGTTAGTAGAGttaggagctgaattgtaataccatacacagcctgagcacaggggtggtgctgttttttctatgtttttttattcctggataaaccctttaacctaAAGGCAATAAAGGATTTCCAggagacacattcccttttaagcATCTTGTGCTTCCTCTATTGGGGACACTGGATGCATGTGGCCGCCCACACCTCCGTTATCTCACTGTCTCTCTCCAGGATTCGTGTCTGTTCTTCATTGTTTGTTACAGGAGTTAGTTTAGATAACTATTACCGGCAGGTGTTATCCCCTTCACACAGAAAAAACCACTCAAAGGAAGGATGGAGCAGGCTTAGAGGCCGAGCTGGCTACATACCCAGTGGCTGACAGCCGCCATTAGTAGCTGCCATCACTGGTGGTTTATGGGTCACATTGGCTTCCCTGCCATAAGTTCTTCTCTAGGTCTCCATGGCTGCCCTGACCTATCTACTGTTCCAGCTCTATGGCAGATTGCGGACGACGGAGACCCCAGTCTCCCATTACAACGGGATGCACATTTgacccactgctccattcatgcTCTATGGGAGCAGGGATGAGCCTGTGCGACcagccgctccattcattctctatgggagcaggGATGAGCCTGTGCGACcagccgctccattcattctctatgggagcacgGAGGAGCCTGTGTGACcagccgctccattcattctctatgggagcacgGAGGAGCCTGtgtgccactccattcattctcgaTGGGAGCAGGGAGGAGCCTGTGAGACcagccgctccattcattctctatgggagcaggGAGGAGCCTGTGCGACcagccgctccattcattctctatgggagcacgGAGGAGCCTGTGTGACcagccgctccattcattctctatgggagcacgGAGGAGCCTGtgtgccactccattcattctcgaTGGGAGCAGGGAGGAGCCTGTGTGACcagccgctccattcattctctatgggagcacgGAGGAGCCTGTGTGACcagccgctccattcattctctatgggagcacgGAGGAGCCTGTGTGACcagccgctccattcattctctatgggagcaggGAGGAGCCAGAGTTACCAGCTGCTCCATTTGTTCTCTATGGGAGCAGGGAGGAGCATATGTGACCAgccgctccattcattttctatgggagcAGGGAGGAGCCTATGTAACCAGCTTctctattcattctttatgggagcAGGGAGGAGCCTGTgtcactccattcattctttatgggagcAGGGAGGAGCCCGTGTCActacattcattctttatgggagcAGGGAGGAGTCTGtgtactgctccattcattctctatgggagcaggGGGGAGCCAGTGtgttgctccattcattctctatgggagcaggGAGGAGCCTGtgtactgctccattcattctctatgggagcaggGGGGAGCCCgtgtgctgctccattcattctctatgggagcaggGAGGAACCTGTGTCGCTACATTCATTCTCTTTGGGAGCAGGGAGGAGCCTGtgtactgctccattcattctctatgggagcaggGGGGAGCCCgtgtgctgctccattcattctctatgggagcaggGAGGAGTCTgtgtgctgctccattcattctctatgggagcaggGAGGAACCTGTGTCgctacattcattctctatgggagcaggGAGGAGCCCGTGtgttgctccattcattctctatgggagcaggGAGGAGTCTgtgtgctgctccattcattctctatgggagcaggGAGGAGCCTGTGTGACCAGCTGCTCTATTTATTCTTTATGGGATCAGGGAGGAGCCTGTGCTTGGATCCCCCATGCTCAGATCCTGTAGACAGGGTGATAACATtgcaagatgggaataccccttaaggcATTGCTGACTGTTTCCTTAATCCCTTATCTGCTCCTCTGCTCTACGTTCTGTGATTTTCTGTGACTTTCTTCCTTGTTGCACATCTCTATAATTATCTATTATCATCAGAACCCAGTGGAGTCACATGGCAGGCGATAAGgtcgcatgggggggggggagggaggggtacAATTCTCACTTGTAGCCGGTGACGTTGCGGCCCACCACCAGGTGCTTGGGTTCGCTGTCGCACAGGTAAGTGTTGAAGTCGTTTTCGGGCAGCAGGTCCACGTCGTGAAATATAAAGCAGTCCCAGTTCTCTTCCTTTAAGGCCTCCAGGAAGCCGACGTTCAGTAATTTTGCTCGGTTAAACTTCCCGTCTCCGGCCTGCAAGACACAGAAAGACATGAAGCTCcgctctgcagcttcagagctgaaatctctcaGTATTCTCTGCTTTGGATTCTGGGACATGTTGTCCTTACAGCGGGCGTTCTAGACGGTCAGCAGAATAGTCGCACCTGATGGATGACGTAGATGGCGTAGTTCAGCTGCTGCCGCTGCAGGAACGGGTGTAAGTTATCCAACAGGTACAGGAGGTGCTTCTCCCGATTCCGATGCGGGATCAGGATGGCCACTCTCTGCTGCGCCCTGCAGGTCTGGGGACGGTACTGGCCATCGCTCACCATGGGATACTTCTTCTCCACGTCCCCCAGGCTCAGGTTTGGTGTAAATGTAAGCGGCACGACCCCCTCTGTGATAGAggaagaaaatgtataatatacataacacacagtataaactacactatacacagtataaactacactacacacagtataaactacactatacacagtataaactacactatacacagtataaactacactatacacagtataaactacactatacacagtataaactacactatacacagtataaactacactatacacagtataaactacactatacacagtataaactacactatacacagtataaactacactacacacagtataaactacactacacacagtataaactacactacacacagtataaactacactatacacagtataaacACACAGtataaaccagggctgtggagtcggtacgTCGcagctcctgaattttatcaggaccgactcggactcctgctccttgataaatgtccGGTCATATACCAGCAGAGTtatcacaccggctcagcagcttctccctaatgtcctacatgatcctggggcgacttctgagggaatatatactgtatatacagcagcttctccctaatgtcctacatgatcctggggcgacttctgagggaatatatactgtatatacagccagggccggcctttggggtgtgcgacctgtgcaattgcacagggcgcatcactcctggccagctagggggcgctctggcagacagagagctgcacatatAAGTTAGACATGGGAATCTCTAAGTTacatgtgctgtgtgtctgccggAGTGCCCCCTCTAGCTGGccgcctcccctcctcccatgctGGTTGCTTTGGGGCTCTCCTGCAGGCACTCAGCACATCTAGCTTAGAGATTCCTATGTCTCagttagatgtgcagccagtagGGACGCGCTCCCGCCCACCAGCTTACTGGGGACCCGGTAAATTACTGTTCCCAGtatgtcccggtaagctccgccccctgccgacaagccccgcccccaggcgCTGGCCGCGAGTGCGACACTGAGTGCACAGAGAGCCTTCATTACCCTGCTGAGAAGCATCAGGTTAGGAGAGGGAGATAAAGGAGGGAGTGGGCCTAAAGTGAGAATAGcctagggacatagcagcagcccCATCCCTCAGTGTGCTAGGACAGACCAATGTCCATGCTATGAACCAGAGCCAGCAGCAGCCTGTACTCTGCACTGATACTACTCCCATATGCTGCTCGCTGGAAGGAGTCTTTCCTGGGGCCTGGGCTAATAAAATTATATGGTATTTGTGATTGGCAATGATTTATCAGTAGTCAGTattatggcagtcacccagctttccagcatcctgtatgtcagtgtaatggaggtcacccagcttttccagcatcctgtatgtcagtgtaatggaggtcacccagcttttccagcatcctgtatgtcagtataatggaggtcacccagtttttccagcatcctgtatgtcagtataatggaggtcacccagtttttccagcaccctgtatgtcagtgtaatggaggtcatccagctctccagcatcttgtatagtagtcagtatatggagatcacccaactttccagcatcttgtaaagTAGTcaatatatggaggtcacccagctttccagcatcttgtatagtagtcagtataatggaggtcactcagctttccagcatcttgtatagtagtcagtatatggaggtcacccagctttccagcatcttgtatagtagtcagtatatggaggtcacccagctttcccagcatcttgtatagtagtcggtataatggaggtcacccagctttccagcatcttgtatagtagtcagtatatggaggtcacccagctttcccagcatcttgtatagtagtcggtataatggaggtcaccaagctttccagcatcttgtatagtattcagtatatggaggtcacccagctttccagcatcttgtatagtagtcagtatatggaggtcacccagctttcccagcatcttgtatagtattcagtatatggaggtcacccagctttccagcatcttgtatagtagtcagtatatggaggtcacccagctttcccagcatcttgtacagtagtcggtataatggaggtcacccagctttccagcatcttgtatagtagtcagtatatggaggtcacccagctttcccagcatcttgtatagtagtcagtatatggaggtcacccagctttcccaaaatcttgtatagtagtcggtataat includes:
- the B4GALT4 gene encoding beta-1,4-galactosyltransferase 4 isoform X2; the encoded protein is MGVASTVGNLFCKLRLLLFIAVCLMIVGWASFYVRDGTRYTPKNRTPMDNFWKCLPSQKKPEDNRLPPVGEENTHDDLKMCPVLSPHLKGVVPLTFTPNLSLGDVEKKYPMVSDGQYRPQTCRAQQRVAILIPHRNREKHLLYLLDNLHPFLQRQQLNYAIYVIHQAGDGKFNRAKLLNVGFLEALKEENWDCFIFHDVDLLPENDFNTYLCDSEPKHLVVGRNVTGYKLWYKGYFGGVTAMTRKQFARVNGYSNNYWGWGGEDDDLHYRVEFEKMVVVRPPPEIARYTMIFHTRDAGNEVNHERDRPLRLRNKGGVPL
- the B4GALT4 gene encoding beta-1,4-galactosyltransferase 4 isoform X3; translation: MGVASTVGNLFCKLRLLLFIAVCLMIVGWASFYVRDGTRYTPKNRTPMDNFWKCLPSQKKPEDNRLPPVGEENTHDDLKMCPVLSPHLKGVVPLTFTPNLSLGDVEKKYPMVSDGQYRPQTCRAQQRVAILIPHRNREKHLLYLLDNLHPFLQRQQLNYAIYVIHQAGDGKFNRAKLLNVGFLEALKEENWDCFIFHDVDLLPENDFNTYLCDSEPKHLVVGRNVTGYKLWYKGYFGGVTAMTRKQFARVNGYSNNYWGWGGEDDDLHYRVEFEKMVVVRPPPEIARYTMIFHTRDAGNEVNHERSTPLMKD
- the B4GALT4 gene encoding beta-1,4-galactosyltransferase 4 isoform X1 — translated: MGVASTVGNLFCKLRLLLFIAVCLMIVGWASFYVRDGTRYTPKNRTPMDNFWKCLPSQKKPEDNRLPPVGEENTHDDLKMCPVLSPHLKGVVPLTFTPNLSLGDVEKKYPMVSDGQYRPQTCRAQQRVAILIPHRNREKHLLYLLDNLHPFLQRQQLNYAIYVIHQAGDGKFNRAKLLNVGFLEALKEENWDCFIFHDVDLLPENDFNTYLCDSEPKHLVVGRNVTGYKLWYKGYFGGVTAMTRKQFARVNGYSNNYWGWGGEDDDLHYRVEFEKMVVVRPPPEIARYTMIFHTRDAGNEVNHERMQLLRKASKVWKSDGLNSCTYKLLSVEHEPLYINLTVDVGKPHH